A window from Cellulomonas sp. C5510 encodes these proteins:
- the ilvA gene encoding threonine ammonia-lyase translates to MAERTEVSFLEDARVAARLLDGVATRTPVETSRALSQVAGVPVHLKCENLQRAGSFKIRGAYVRMSRLSPEEKARGVVAASAGNHAQGVALAAQLLGIDAVVYMPVDAALPKIAATKEYGAEVRPHGRSVDEALVAARAEADRTGRVLIHPFDHADIVAGQGTLALEVLEQVPDVRTIVVPLGGGGLAAGIQAVVAEAAPHVRVIGVQAARAAAYPASLVAGEPVPAPELHTMADGIAVGTPGRVPFDVLRRHACEVRTVSEEDLSRALLLVAERAKLLVEPSGAAGVAAVMAAGAGDLEGPVVVVLSGGNIDPLVLLRVVRHGLAVSGRYLQLRVRVHDTPGALAGLLRELASAGGNVMHVSHVRTGVDLEIDEVEIEVQVETKGPEHCARLLQSLRDAGFRLSEH, encoded by the coding sequence GTGGCTGAGCGGACCGAGGTGAGCTTCCTGGAGGACGCCCGGGTCGCCGCCCGCCTGCTGGACGGGGTGGCGACACGGACGCCGGTGGAGACGTCCCGGGCGCTGTCGCAGGTCGCGGGCGTCCCGGTGCACCTCAAGTGCGAGAACCTGCAGCGGGCCGGGTCCTTCAAGATCCGCGGCGCGTACGTGCGCATGTCCCGGCTGTCCCCCGAGGAGAAGGCGCGGGGTGTCGTCGCGGCGAGCGCCGGCAACCACGCGCAGGGGGTCGCGCTCGCCGCGCAGCTGCTCGGGATCGACGCCGTCGTGTACATGCCGGTCGACGCCGCCCTGCCGAAGATCGCGGCGACCAAGGAGTACGGCGCCGAGGTGCGCCCGCACGGCCGCAGCGTCGACGAGGCGCTGGTCGCCGCCCGGGCGGAGGCCGACCGGACCGGGCGGGTGCTCATCCACCCGTTCGACCACGCCGACATCGTGGCCGGGCAGGGGACGCTGGCGCTCGAGGTCCTCGAGCAGGTGCCGGACGTCCGGACGATCGTCGTGCCGCTCGGCGGCGGCGGGCTGGCGGCGGGCATCCAGGCGGTCGTCGCCGAGGCGGCGCCCCACGTCCGGGTGATCGGCGTCCAGGCGGCCCGTGCCGCGGCGTACCCGGCGTCCCTCGTCGCGGGGGAGCCGGTGCCGGCACCGGAGCTGCACACCATGGCGGACGGGATCGCGGTGGGCACGCCCGGGCGGGTGCCGTTCGACGTGCTGCGGCGCCACGCCTGCGAGGTGCGCACCGTCTCCGAGGAGGACCTGTCCCGCGCGCTGCTGCTCGTCGCGGAGCGGGCGAAGCTGCTCGTCGAGCCCTCCGGGGCCGCCGGGGTCGCCGCCGTCATGGCCGCCGGGGCCGGGGACCTCGAGGGGCCCGTGGTGGTCGTGCTGTCCGGGGGGAACATCGACCCGCTCGTGCTGCTCCGCGTCGTCCGCCACGGGCTCGCCGTCTCCGGCCGGTACCTGCAGCTGCGGGTGCGCGTCCACGACACCCCGGGCGCGCTCGCGGGTCTGCTGCGCGAGCTCGCGTCCGCCGGCGGCAACGTCATGCACGTGTCGCACGTCCGCACCGGGGTGGACCTGGAGATCGACGAGGTCGAGATCGAGGTCCAGGTGGAGACCAAGGGCCCCGAGCACTGCGCGCGCCTCCTGCAGAGCCTCCGCGACGCCGGCTTCCGCCTGTCCGAGCACTGA
- the greA gene encoding transcription elongation factor GreA, with protein sequence MTDTTQAATWLTQEAYDRLKAELEHLEGPGRAEVTERIAAARDEGDLKENGGYHAAREEQAKQEARIRELKEKLRNVQIGTPPDDGVVEPGMVVTAVVAGDEMTFLLGSREIAGSADIEVFSPTSPLGASINGRQVGDTVAYTAPNGREIPVEIKAAKPFEG encoded by the coding sequence GTGACCGACACGACGCAGGCCGCCACCTGGCTGACGCAGGAGGCCTACGACCGCCTCAAGGCGGAGCTCGAGCACCTCGAGGGCCCCGGACGCGCCGAGGTCACCGAGCGCATCGCCGCCGCGCGTGACGAGGGCGACCTCAAGGAGAACGGGGGCTACCACGCGGCGCGCGAGGAGCAGGCCAAGCAGGAGGCCCGCATCCGCGAGCTCAAGGAGAAGCTGCGCAACGTGCAGATCGGCACCCCGCCGGACGACGGCGTCGTGGAGCCGGGCATGGTCGTGACCGCCGTGGTGGCGGGAGACGAGATGACGTTCCTCCTGGGCTCCCGCGAGATCGCCGGCAGCGCCGACATCGAGGTCTTCTCCCCCACGTCGCCGCTCGGCGCCTCCATCAACGGCCGCCAGGTCGGCGACACGGTGGCCTACACCGCGCCGAACGGCCGCGAGATCCCCGTCGAGATCAAGGCCGCGAAGCCCTTCGAGGGCTGA
- the mca gene encoding mycothiol conjugate amidase Mca, translating to MAVHAHPDDESSKGAATTARYAAEGVDVLVVTCTGGERGDVLNPHHPPVEGGIEGMRAVRRVEMAAAAQALGVRQHWLGFVDSGLPEGDPLPPLPEGCFALVPLEDAARPLVELVREFRPHVMTTYDPTGGYPHPDHVMTHRVAVEAFHAAGDPERYRGAGEPWTPLKLYYNHGFSMARIRAAHEAMVARGLESPFGEWVESRAAREIPEREVTTLVPVGGYFDARDAALRAHATQIDPEGFFFAMPRDLELEVWPHEEYELAESRVPTTLPEDDLFAGVREARA from the coding sequence ATGGCCGTGCACGCCCACCCGGACGACGAGTCGAGCAAGGGTGCCGCGACGACCGCCCGGTACGCCGCCGAGGGGGTGGACGTGCTCGTCGTGACCTGCACCGGCGGCGAGCGGGGCGACGTGCTGAACCCGCACCACCCGCCGGTCGAGGGCGGCATCGAGGGCATGCGCGCGGTGCGGCGCGTCGAGATGGCCGCGGCCGCGCAGGCCCTGGGCGTCCGGCAGCACTGGCTGGGCTTCGTCGACTCGGGCCTCCCCGAGGGCGACCCGCTGCCGCCGCTGCCCGAGGGCTGCTTCGCGCTGGTGCCGCTCGAGGACGCCGCGCGGCCGCTCGTCGAGCTGGTGCGCGAGTTCCGCCCCCACGTCATGACGACGTACGACCCGACCGGCGGCTACCCGCACCCCGATCACGTGATGACCCACCGGGTCGCGGTGGAGGCGTTCCACGCGGCGGGGGACCCGGAGCGCTACCGCGGTGCCGGCGAGCCGTGGACGCCGCTGAAGCTGTACTACAACCACGGCTTCTCGATGGCCCGGATCCGTGCCGCGCACGAGGCGATGGTCGCGCGGGGTCTCGAGTCGCCGTTCGGCGAGTGGGTCGAGTCCCGTGCCGCGCGGGAGATCCCGGAGCGGGAGGTGACGACGCTGGTCCCCGTCGGCGGGTACTTCGACGCCCGGGACGCCGCACTGCGTGCGCACGCGACGCAGATCGACCCCGAGGGGTTCTTCTTCGCGATGCCGCGCGACCTCGAGCTGGAGGTGTGGCCGCACGAGGAGTACGAGCTCGCCGAGTCGCGGGTGCCGACCACGCTGCCCGAGGACGACCTGTTCGCCGGCGTGCGCGAGGCCCGCGCATGA
- a CDS encoding cystathionine gamma-synthase, with translation MPGSGDLAAHTDDGDWSGAGFATRAIHAGQEPDGATGAVVTPIYQVSTYKQDGVGGLRGGYEYSRSGNPTRAALEEALRAAEGGGAGFAFASGLAAEDTLLRAVLRPGDHVVVPDDAYGGTYRLIARVFGPWGVEHTPVGLSDPDAVLAAIRPGQTKLVWVETPTNPLLGVSDIAALAAHARAAGAVLVVDNTFATPYLQQPIALGADVVVHSTTKYIGGHSDVVGGALVVADGAQLPVGLEGPTGTTALADAVAFHQNASGAVAGPFDAWLTLRGLKTLAVRMDRHCANAAAVARFLSGRDDVGDVLYPGLDSHPDHAVAARQMSGFGGMVSFRAGSAERAAQVCARTRVFTLAESLGGVESLIELPARMTHGSVVGTDLEVPDDLVRLSVGIEDEADLLADLAQALA, from the coding sequence CTGCCCGGATCCGGCGACCTCGCCGCGCACACCGACGACGGCGACTGGTCCGGGGCCGGCTTCGCGACGCGGGCCATCCACGCCGGGCAGGAGCCGGACGGCGCGACGGGAGCGGTGGTGACGCCGATCTACCAGGTCTCGACCTACAAGCAGGACGGGGTCGGCGGGCTGCGCGGCGGGTACGAGTACTCCCGCTCGGGCAACCCGACGCGCGCGGCGCTCGAGGAGGCGCTCCGGGCGGCCGAGGGCGGCGGCGCGGGCTTCGCGTTCGCGTCCGGGCTCGCGGCGGAGGACACGCTGCTGCGCGCGGTGCTGCGGCCCGGCGACCACGTCGTGGTCCCGGACGACGCGTACGGCGGCACGTACCGCCTCATCGCGCGTGTGTTCGGCCCGTGGGGCGTCGAGCACACGCCGGTGGGCCTGTCCGACCCGGACGCCGTGCTGGCCGCGATCCGGCCGGGGCAGACGAAGCTGGTGTGGGTGGAGACGCCGACCAACCCGCTGCTCGGCGTCTCCGACATCGCGGCGCTCGCGGCCCACGCGCGGGCGGCCGGCGCGGTGCTCGTCGTCGACAACACCTTCGCGACCCCGTACCTGCAGCAGCCGATCGCGCTCGGGGCGGACGTCGTCGTGCACTCCACCACCAAGTACATCGGCGGCCACTCCGACGTCGTCGGCGGGGCGCTGGTCGTCGCCGACGGGGCGCAGCTGCCGGTGGGCCTCGAGGGGCCGACCGGCACGACGGCGCTGGCCGACGCTGTGGCGTTCCACCAGAACGCGTCCGGCGCGGTCGCGGGTCCGTTCGACGCGTGGCTGACGCTGCGCGGCCTCAAGACGCTCGCGGTGCGGATGGACCGGCACTGCGCGAACGCCGCCGCGGTGGCGCGGTTCCTCTCCGGCCGCGACGACGTCGGCGACGTGCTGTACCCGGGCCTGGACTCGCACCCCGACCACGCCGTCGCCGCGCGCCAGATGTCCGGCTTCGGCGGCATGGTGTCGTTCCGCGCCGGCAGCGCCGAGCGCGCCGCCCAGGTCTGCGCCCGCACCCGCGTGTTCACGCTCGCGGAGTCGCTGGGCGGCGTCGAGTCGCTCATCGAGCTGCCGGCCCGCATGACGCACGGCTCCGTCGTCGGCACCGACCTGGAGGTCCCCGACGACCTCGTCCGGCTGTCCGTCGGCATCGAGGACGAGGCCGACCTGCTCGCCGACCTCGCGCAGGCGCTCGCGTGA
- a CDS encoding DUF4307 domain-containing protein, which yields MTADAAATPVPPEGRYGRPPTPRGRRATRAAVAVLAVVGVALVVWLGVGQARTPVRWDEVGFRVDGPTATELTFDVTKAPGTTAVCQVQALSERYAEVGVRTVEVGPAGTRTQRVTTTIPTAEQAVSAVVESCEPA from the coding sequence GTGACCGCAGACGCCGCCGCGACGCCGGTACCCCCGGAGGGCCGCTACGGACGCCCGCCGACGCCCCGGGGACGCCGGGCGACGCGGGCCGCCGTGGCGGTGCTCGCGGTCGTCGGCGTCGCGCTCGTGGTCTGGCTCGGCGTCGGGCAGGCGAGGACGCCGGTGCGCTGGGACGAGGTCGGGTTCCGCGTCGACGGACCCACCGCGACCGAGCTGACGTTCGACGTCACGAAGGCCCCCGGCACGACCGCGGTGTGCCAGGTGCAGGCACTGTCCGAGCGGTACGCCGAGGTCGGCGTCCGGACCGTCGAGGTCGGGCCGGCTGGGACGCGCACCCAGCGCGTCACGACGACGATCCCCACCGCCGAGCAGGCCGTGTCCGCCGTCGTGGAGTCCTGCGAGCCCGCCTGA
- the msrA gene encoding peptide-methionine (S)-S-oxide reductase MsrA: MSWLFGSALAATMVTPERALRGREDYAYTVPATHTVLGTPLRGPWPEGTRTITLGLGCFWGAERVFWQLPGVVATSVGYQGGYTPYPTYEEVCTGLTGHAEVVQVAYDTSVVSDADVLRTFWESHDPTQGFRQGNDRGTQYRSTVYPTTPEQEVAARETLAAYQERLTRAGYGEITTEVRPAAEAGPYYYAEDYHQQYLDKNPNGYCGLGGTGVSCPRPLDA; this comes from the coding sequence ATGAGCTGGCTGTTCGGATCTGCTCTCGCCGCCACGATGGTCACGCCGGAGCGCGCCCTGCGCGGCCGCGAGGACTACGCCTACACCGTGCCCGCCACGCACACCGTGCTCGGCACGCCCCTGCGCGGGCCGTGGCCGGAGGGCACCCGCACGATCACGCTGGGGCTGGGCTGCTTCTGGGGCGCGGAGCGCGTCTTCTGGCAGCTGCCCGGCGTCGTCGCCACGTCGGTCGGCTACCAGGGCGGCTACACGCCGTACCCGACGTACGAGGAGGTGTGCACCGGGCTGACCGGGCACGCCGAGGTCGTGCAGGTCGCCTACGACACGTCGGTGGTGTCGGACGCGGACGTGCTGCGCACGTTCTGGGAGTCGCACGACCCGACGCAGGGGTTCCGGCAGGGCAACGACCGCGGCACGCAGTACCGGTCGACGGTCTACCCGACCACGCCGGAGCAGGAGGTCGCCGCACGCGAGACGCTCGCGGCCTACCAGGAGCGGCTGACCCGCGCCGGGTACGGCGAGATCACCACGGAGGTGCGTCCCGCGGCCGAGGCCGGGCCGTACTACTACGCCGAGGACTACCACCAGCAGTACCTCGACAAGAACCCGAACGGGTACTGCGGGCTCGGTGGGACCGGCGTGTCCTGCCCGCGGCCGCTGGACGCCTGA
- a CDS encoding AI-2E family transporter, translating into MSAPGLPGRGWRSRARSRRAVAAEPAPVLHEGDLTSGATPRGWSAEQSVTPSVRAAAAWSWRFLLIVAAAAAALWLVGYFQMIVVAVAVALLLTVLLTPVARWLRRAARFPRALASITSVLLLLAAVTGLVVIAGRSIAAGFGDLSDQASQGIDEALTWLSDGPLGIDTVQLDQLVQQGREQLSANADALLSGALSVTTTVGHVAAGTLIALFCTFFFLLDGRTIWSWVVGLLPSSVRERVHQAGRRGIVTLSGYTRTQILVALVDATGIGLGAAILGVPLALPLATLVFVGSFIPIVGAIATGAVAVLVALVAKGWVVALIMLGVVLAVQQIEGHVLQPFLMGHAVSLHPVAVLLVVTAGSMAAGIVGALFAVPIAAVLNTVVLYLHGHDKFPQLGTDDHPDLRPPGLFSQRGAGGADSRG; encoded by the coding sequence GTGAGCGCGCCGGGCCTGCCCGGGCGGGGCTGGCGCAGCCGGGCGCGGAGCCGCCGGGCCGTCGCCGCCGAGCCGGCGCCGGTGCTCCACGAGGGCGACCTGACGTCCGGCGCGACGCCCCGCGGCTGGAGCGCCGAGCAGTCGGTGACGCCGTCCGTGCGCGCCGCCGCCGCGTGGTCGTGGCGGTTCCTGCTCATCGTGGCTGCGGCGGCCGCCGCGCTGTGGCTCGTCGGGTACTTCCAGATGATCGTCGTGGCCGTCGCCGTCGCGCTGCTGCTGACCGTGCTGCTCACGCCGGTGGCCCGGTGGCTGCGGCGGGCGGCCCGCTTCCCGCGCGCCCTGGCCTCGATCACCTCCGTGCTGCTCCTGCTCGCCGCCGTCACCGGGCTCGTCGTCATCGCCGGGCGCTCCATCGCGGCAGGGTTCGGCGACCTGTCCGACCAGGCGTCCCAGGGCATCGACGAGGCCCTCACGTGGCTGTCGGACGGGCCGCTCGGCATCGACACCGTCCAGCTCGACCAGCTGGTGCAGCAGGGGCGGGAGCAGCTCAGCGCCAACGCCGACGCCCTGCTGTCCGGCGCGCTGTCGGTGACCACGACCGTCGGGCACGTCGCCGCCGGCACGCTGATCGCGCTGTTCTGCACGTTCTTCTTCCTGCTCGACGGCCGCACCATCTGGTCCTGGGTGGTCGGGCTGCTGCCGTCGTCCGTGCGGGAGCGGGTGCACCAGGCCGGCCGCCGCGGCATCGTCACGCTGTCCGGCTACACCCGCACGCAGATCCTCGTCGCCCTGGTCGACGCCACCGGGATCGGCCTCGGCGCCGCGATCCTCGGGGTGCCGCTCGCCCTGCCGCTGGCCACGCTGGTGTTCGTCGGCTCGTTCATCCCGATCGTCGGCGCGATCGCCACCGGCGCCGTCGCGGTGCTGGTCGCCCTCGTCGCGAAGGGCTGGGTCGTCGCGCTGATCATGCTGGGCGTGGTGCTCGCGGTGCAGCAGATCGAGGGGCACGTGCTCCAGCCGTTCCTCATGGGCCACGCGGTGTCGCTGCACCCCGTCGCGGTGCTGCTGGTCGTGACCGCCGGGTCGATGGCGGCCGGCATCGTCGGCGCCCTGTTCGCCGTGCCGATCGCCGCCGTGCTGAACACCGTCGTGCTGTACCTGCACGGGCACGACAAGTTCCCGCAGCTCGGCACGGACGACCACCCCGACCTGCGACCACCGGGTCTGTTCTCGCAGCGCGGGGCAGGCGGGGCGGACTCCCGTGGCTGA
- the deoD gene encoding purine-nucleoside phosphorylase translates to MPTPHISAQPGDFAPDVLMPGDPRRATRIAETVLDDARLVTEVRGVVGWTGTWQGRPVSVMASGMGVPSISIYATELFRFYGVRRIIRIGTAGGMQRHLELGDVVVATAAHTDSGVSANRLPGLHYSHAPSFALASAAVAAARDVEGARVHAGPVLTSDVFYADRPQLMQQLVDHGTLAVEMEAAGLYAAADREKAEALALLSISDFTFQAAELDADERERLFQHAVGIALRAFAATD, encoded by the coding sequence ATGCCCACCCCGCACATCTCCGCCCAGCCCGGCGACTTCGCCCCGGACGTCCTCATGCCGGGCGACCCGCGGCGCGCCACCCGGATCGCGGAGACGGTCCTGGACGACGCCCGGCTGGTGACCGAGGTGCGCGGCGTCGTCGGCTGGACGGGGACCTGGCAGGGCCGGCCGGTGTCCGTGATGGCCTCCGGGATGGGCGTGCCGTCCATCTCGATCTACGCCACCGAGCTGTTCCGGTTCTACGGCGTGCGGCGGATCATCCGCATCGGCACGGCGGGCGGCATGCAGCGGCACCTCGAGCTCGGCGACGTCGTGGTCGCCACCGCCGCGCACACCGACTCCGGCGTCAGCGCCAACCGGCTGCCGGGGCTGCACTACTCCCACGCCCCGAGCTTCGCGCTCGCGTCCGCCGCGGTCGCCGCCGCGCGCGACGTCGAGGGGGCCCGCGTCCACGCCGGGCCGGTGCTGACGTCCGACGTGTTCTACGCGGACCGGCCGCAGCTCATGCAGCAGCTCGTCGACCACGGCACGCTCGCCGTGGAGATGGAGGCCGCCGGGCTGTACGCGGCGGCCGACCGGGAGAAGGCGGAGGCCCTGGCGCTGCTGTCCATCTCCGACTTCACGTTCCAGGCGGCCGAGCTCGACGCGGACGAGCGCGAGCGGCTGTTCCAGCACGCGGTCGGCATCGCGCTGCGCGCGTTCGCCGCCACGGACTGA
- a CDS encoding HEAT repeat domain-containing protein, with product MTKVDEHRAALRALPPEQVRGYLTQHSGLPGPRGNLEAMGAFADVAPAPLVLALADDPDEYLRCCGTVGAGRLLVEALAAGDDGGARELLALLHDRAADPLWRVREATAMALQRLGDDRPADLRTTVAAWAADAHPLVRRAAVAGVCEPRLLRDPATAAATLSACATATDALAALPAGARRDPDVRTLRQALGYCWSVAVAGDPGAGLPAFADLRASADPDVAWVVRENEKKSRLRRLLR from the coding sequence GTGACGAAGGTCGACGAGCACCGCGCCGCGCTGCGTGCACTGCCGCCCGAGCAGGTGCGCGGCTACCTCACGCAGCACTCCGGGCTGCCGGGGCCCCGGGGGAACCTCGAGGCGATGGGGGCCTTCGCCGACGTCGCGCCCGCCCCCCTGGTGCTCGCGCTCGCGGACGACCCGGACGAGTACCTGCGCTGCTGCGGCACCGTCGGCGCGGGGCGGCTGCTCGTCGAGGCACTGGCGGCCGGGGACGACGGCGGCGCGCGCGAGCTGCTCGCGCTGCTGCACGACCGTGCCGCGGACCCGCTGTGGCGCGTGCGCGAGGCGACGGCGATGGCCCTGCAGCGGCTCGGCGACGACCGGCCCGCGGACCTGCGGACGACCGTCGCCGCCTGGGCCGCGGACGCCCACCCGCTGGTGCGCCGCGCGGCGGTCGCGGGCGTGTGCGAACCCCGGCTGCTGCGCGACCCGGCGACGGCGGCCGCCACCCTGTCGGCGTGCGCGACGGCCACCGACGCGCTCGCCGCCCTGCCCGCCGGCGCGCGGCGTGACCCCGACGTCCGCACGCTGCGCCAGGCACTCGGGTACTGCTGGAGCGTGGCCGTCGCGGGAGACCCCGGGGCCGGCCTGCCCGCCTTCGCCGACCTGCGGGCGTCCGCGGACCCGGACGTCGCGTGGGTCGTGCGCGAGAACGAGAAGAAGAGCCGGCTGCGCCGGCTGCTGCGCTGA
- a CDS encoding FKBP-type peptidyl-prolyl cis-trans isomerase, with protein MSTLPEATGSFGEKPTLTFPEGDAPAELEVVVLAPGDGALVEAGDDLEVHYLGQTWGGHVFDNSYDRGSSISFPIGVGAVIGGWDEGLVGQPVGSRVLLSIPPHLGYGDRGVPQAGIRGGDTLVFVVDIVGTR; from the coding sequence ATGTCCACCCTGCCCGAGGCCACCGGATCGTTCGGCGAGAAGCCGACCCTGACGTTCCCCGAGGGCGACGCGCCCGCCGAGCTCGAGGTCGTCGTCCTCGCTCCCGGGGACGGCGCGCTCGTCGAGGCCGGTGACGACCTCGAGGTGCACTACCTGGGCCAGACCTGGGGCGGCCACGTGTTCGACAACTCGTACGACCGCGGCTCCTCGATCTCGTTCCCGATCGGTGTCGGCGCCGTCATCGGCGGCTGGGACGAGGGCCTCGTCGGACAGCCCGTCGGCTCGCGCGTGCTGCTGTCGATCCCGCCGCACCTGGGCTACGGCGACCGCGGTGTGCCGCAGGCCGGCATCCGCGGCGGCGACACCCTGGTGTTCGTCGTCGACATCGTCGGCACCCGCTGA